The following proteins are encoded in a genomic region of Dioscorea cayenensis subsp. rotundata cultivar TDr96_F1 chromosome 8, TDr96_F1_v2_PseudoChromosome.rev07_lg8_w22 25.fasta, whole genome shotgun sequence:
- the LOC120266358 gene encoding protein OSB3, chloroplastic/mitochondrial-like isoform X3, which translates to MNLARFLTSKSPNPQKWLLHRLIASFPFSTAGSPAKRSYKRNPQTQSSKTEETASSPVDNDELKLPRPSEIPFQPKVANLVQLVGTIGVPVQLQTSPEGVYSAASVLVHEKTVDFPRFWIPVIFQGDLAKIAACHLNERDHVYITGQLSGDAPPVKFENVHANVQVLAHTLSFVQGCLKDRELAYTQKAMSLDFSDSRSPAFRHKDNGQVLFINKSTPEWVIKKLDAPTFSQRTEKVPSNGTSRLAILKNFWSDLIDNPQNWQDYRINKLNPKFPDFKHKDTRESLWLNTAPAEILLMLDGLQFAEGNSTTKTAKILSVNEKENLWKDLVENPKNWWDNRSDKLKPSQPDFKHKVTGQVLWLDSSTTPSWVLADLPPPSSKSNDARKQGTNDAGKQDTVLT; encoded by the exons ATGAATCTTGCACGATTCCTCACTTCAAAGTCCCCAAATCCGCAGAAATGGCTTCTACATCGCCTCATCGCCTCCTTCCCTTTCTCCACTGCGGGATCGCCAGCGAAGCGCTCTTACAAAAGGAACCCTCAGACCCAATCCTCAAAGACTGAGGAGACAGCGTCGAGCCCGGTGGATAACGATGAGTTGAAGCTCCCCAGGCCTAGCGAGATCCCTTTCCAGCCTAAGGTCGCGAATTTGGTCCAGCTCGTTGGGACCATTGGCGTGCCTGTCCAGCTACAAACCTCGCCGGAGGGGGTTTACTCCGCTGCCTCTGTTCTTGTTCATGAGAAGACTGTGGATTTCCCGCGATTCTG GATTCCAGTTATCTTTCAAGGTGATTTAGCAAAAATTGCTGCTTGCCATCTAAATGAGCGTGATCATGTCTACATAACTGGACAACTAAGTGGAGATGCACCTCCTGTGAAGTTTGAAAATGTTCATGCTAATGTTCAG GTTCTGGCTCATACCCTTAGTTTTGTACAAGGATGTCTGAAGGACAGAGAGTTGGCATACACGCAAAAGGCTATGTCTTTGGATTTTTCAG ATTCAAGATCTCCTGCATTTAGACATAAGGATAATGGCCAAGTATTGTTTATAAACAAATCTACTCCTGAATGGGTCATAAAAAAGTTGGATGCACCAACTTTCAGTCAGAGAACCGAAAAAGTACCCTCAAATG GGACTTCAAGGCTTGCAATTTTGAAGAACTTTTGGAGTGACCTCATTGATAATCCACAGAATTGGCAGGATTATAGAATAAATAAG tTGAATCCAAAATTCCCCGACTTCAAGCATAAAGATACCAGAGAATCACTATGGCTTAACACCGCACCTGCAGAGATCCTATTAATGCTTGATGGGTTACAATTTGCTGAGGGTAACAGTACAACTAAAACAGCAAAAATTCTATCTGTAAATGAAAAAG AGAACCTATGGAAGGACTTGGTGGAAAATCCTAAGAACTGGTGGGACAACAGGTCTGACAAG TTGAAACCATCCCAACCTGATTTCAAGCACAAGGTAACCGGTCAAGTTTTGTGGCTTGATTCATCAACAACACCGTCATGGGTGTTGGCCGACCTGCCCCCGCCAAGCTCTAAATCAAATGATGCTAGAAAGCAGGGTACAAATGATGCTGGAAAACAGGATACGGTTCTCACATGA
- the LOC120267882 gene encoding apoptosis-inducing factor homolog B-like → MDGEAAGKRVVVVGGGVAGASLAKSMQFVADVTLIDPKEYFEIPWANLRLMVEPSFAERTLINHTDYVANGRVITSPAISVTENEVLTAEGRSVVYDYLVIATGHADPIPHNRKDRISQFEQDNQKIKAANSVLIIGGGPTGVELAGEIAVDYPDKKVTVVHKGSRLLEFIGQKAADKTLDWLTAKKVEVLLNQTVDLDSVSESEKIYTTSTGEKINADCHFVCVGKPTGSSWLQNSILKDCLDKKGRLMVDENLRVRGQKNIFAIGDIIDVPEIKQGFLAQKHASVVAKNLKLIMKGAKESKLSKYKPASAMAIISLGRKEGVAQLPFMTMIGCIPGIIKSKDLFVGKTRKQLGLDPGTA, encoded by the exons ATGGACGGAGAGGCGGCCGGAAAGAGGGTGGTTGTCGTCGGCGGCGGCGTTGCCGGAGCGTCGCTCGCCAAGTCCATGCAATTCGTCGCTGATGTGACGCTTATCGACCC GAAAGAGTATTTCGAGATCCCTTGGGCGAACTTGAGGTTGATGGTCGAGCCTTCATTTGCAGAGAGAACATTGATTAACCACACAGATTATGTCGCCAATGGGAGAGTTATTACGTCACCGGCCATAAGTGTTACTGAGAATGAAGTATTAACAGCAGAAGGGCGTTCAGTGGTGTATGACTATCTTGTAATAGCTACTGGTCATGCAGATCCCATTCCCCATAATCGGAAGGATAGAATCAGTCAGTTTGAACAAG ATAACCAGAAGATCAAAGCTGCTAACTCTGTGCTGATCATTGGGGGAGGTCCAACTGGAGTCGAGCTCGCAGGAGAGATTGCGGTTGACTACCCAGATAAGAAGGTGACTGTGGTCCATAAAGGATCAAGGTTGTTGGAGTTCATTGGACAGAAAGCAGCAGATAAGACATTGGATTGGCTGACGGCAAAAAAGGTTGAGGTGCTTTTGAACCAAACAGTTGATCTGGACTCTGTATCAGAAAGTGAAAAAATCTACACAACATCAACCGGTGAAAAAATCAATGCGGATTGCCATTTTGTTTGTGTTGGCAAGCCAACGGGATCATCCTGGCTGCAGAATTCGATCCTGAAGGACTGCTTGGATAAGAAGGGAAGGTTAATGGTTGATGAAAACCTGCGTGTCAGGGGACAGAAGAACATTTTCGCCATTGGTGACATTATTGATGTTCCT GAAATCAAGCAAGGATTCCTCGCACAGAAGCATGCGAGCGTGGTTGCGAAGAACTTGAAGTTGATCATGAAAGGAGCCAAAGAGAGCAAGTTGAGCAAGTATAAGCCGGCTTCGGCTATGGCAATCATATCACTGGGAAGGAAAGAAGGTGTCGCGCAGCTGCCGTTTATGACAATGATTGGATGCATCCCAGGCATCATCAAATCAAAGGACTTGTTCGTCGGAAAGACTAGGAAGCAGTTGGGACTTGATCCTGGTACTGCTTGA
- the LOC120266358 gene encoding protein OSB3, chloroplastic/mitochondrial-like isoform X2, producing MNLARFLTSKSPNPQKWLLHRLIASFPFSTAGSPAKRSYKRNPQTQSSKTEETASSPVDNDELKLPRPSEIPFQPKVANLVQLVGTIGVPVQLQTSPEGVYSAASVLVHEKTVDFPRFWIPVIFQGDLAKIAACHLNERDHVYITGQLSGDAPPVKFENVHANVQVLAHTLSFVQGCLKDRELAYTQKAMSLDFSAKRDEDPSTFYLWVDLLTNPHKWWDNRSNNVNSRSPAFRHKDNGQVLFINKSTPEWVIKKLDAPTFSQRTEKVPSNGTSRLAILKNFWSDLIDNPQNWQDYRINKLNPKFPDFKHKDTRESLWLNTAPAEILLMLDGLQFAEGNSTTKTAKILSVNEKENLWKDLVENPKNWWDNRSDKLKPSQPDFKHKVTGQVLWLDSSTTPSWVLADLPPPSSKSNDARKQGTNDAGKQDTVLT from the exons ATGAATCTTGCACGATTCCTCACTTCAAAGTCCCCAAATCCGCAGAAATGGCTTCTACATCGCCTCATCGCCTCCTTCCCTTTCTCCACTGCGGGATCGCCAGCGAAGCGCTCTTACAAAAGGAACCCTCAGACCCAATCCTCAAAGACTGAGGAGACAGCGTCGAGCCCGGTGGATAACGATGAGTTGAAGCTCCCCAGGCCTAGCGAGATCCCTTTCCAGCCTAAGGTCGCGAATTTGGTCCAGCTCGTTGGGACCATTGGCGTGCCTGTCCAGCTACAAACCTCGCCGGAGGGGGTTTACTCCGCTGCCTCTGTTCTTGTTCATGAGAAGACTGTGGATTTCCCGCGATTCTG GATTCCAGTTATCTTTCAAGGTGATTTAGCAAAAATTGCTGCTTGCCATCTAAATGAGCGTGATCATGTCTACATAACTGGACAACTAAGTGGAGATGCACCTCCTGTGAAGTTTGAAAATGTTCATGCTAATGTTCAG GTTCTGGCTCATACCCTTAGTTTTGTACAAGGATGTCTGAAGGACAGAGAGTTGGCATACACGCAAAAGGCTATGTCTTTGGATTTTTCAG CCAAAAGAGATGAAGATCCAAGCACCTTTTATTTGTGGGTTGACCTTCTTACAAACCCTCATAAATGGTGGGATAACAGATCAAACAATGTCA ATTCAAGATCTCCTGCATTTAGACATAAGGATAATGGCCAAGTATTGTTTATAAACAAATCTACTCCTGAATGGGTCATAAAAAAGTTGGATGCACCAACTTTCAGTCAGAGAACCGAAAAAGTACCCTCAAATG GGACTTCAAGGCTTGCAATTTTGAAGAACTTTTGGAGTGACCTCATTGATAATCCACAGAATTGGCAGGATTATAGAATAAATAAG tTGAATCCAAAATTCCCCGACTTCAAGCATAAAGATACCAGAGAATCACTATGGCTTAACACCGCACCTGCAGAGATCCTATTAATGCTTGATGGGTTACAATTTGCTGAGGGTAACAGTACAACTAAAACAGCAAAAATTCTATCTGTAAATGAAAAAG AGAACCTATGGAAGGACTTGGTGGAAAATCCTAAGAACTGGTGGGACAACAGGTCTGACAAG TTGAAACCATCCCAACCTGATTTCAAGCACAAGGTAACCGGTCAAGTTTTGTGGCTTGATTCATCAACAACACCGTCATGGGTGTTGGCCGACCTGCCCCCGCCAAGCTCTAAATCAAATGATGCTAGAAAGCAGGGTACAAATGATGCTGGAAAACAGGATACGGTTCTCACATGA
- the LOC120266358 gene encoding protein OSB3, chloroplastic/mitochondrial-like isoform X1, with translation MNLARFLTSKSPNPQKWLLHRLIASFPFSTAGSPAKRSYKRNPQTQSSKTEETASSPVDNDELKLPRPSEIPFQPKVANLVQLVGTIGVPVQLQTSPEGVYSAASVLVHEKTVDFPRFWIPVIFQGDLAKIAACHLNERDHVYITGQLSGDAPPVKFENVHANVQVLAHTLSFVQGCLKDRELAYTQKAMSLDFSAKRDEDPSTFYLWVDLLTNPHKWWDNRSNNLDSRSPAFRHKDNGQVLFINKSTPEWVIKKLDAPTFSQRTEKVPSNGTSRLAILKNFWSDLIDNPQNWQDYRINKLNPKFPDFKHKDTRESLWLNTAPAEILLMLDGLQFAEGNSTTKTAKILSVNEKENLWKDLVENPKNWWDNRSDKLKPSQPDFKHKVTGQVLWLDSSTTPSWVLADLPPPSSKSNDARKQGTNDAGKQDTVLT, from the exons ATGAATCTTGCACGATTCCTCACTTCAAAGTCCCCAAATCCGCAGAAATGGCTTCTACATCGCCTCATCGCCTCCTTCCCTTTCTCCACTGCGGGATCGCCAGCGAAGCGCTCTTACAAAAGGAACCCTCAGACCCAATCCTCAAAGACTGAGGAGACAGCGTCGAGCCCGGTGGATAACGATGAGTTGAAGCTCCCCAGGCCTAGCGAGATCCCTTTCCAGCCTAAGGTCGCGAATTTGGTCCAGCTCGTTGGGACCATTGGCGTGCCTGTCCAGCTACAAACCTCGCCGGAGGGGGTTTACTCCGCTGCCTCTGTTCTTGTTCATGAGAAGACTGTGGATTTCCCGCGATTCTG GATTCCAGTTATCTTTCAAGGTGATTTAGCAAAAATTGCTGCTTGCCATCTAAATGAGCGTGATCATGTCTACATAACTGGACAACTAAGTGGAGATGCACCTCCTGTGAAGTTTGAAAATGTTCATGCTAATGTTCAG GTTCTGGCTCATACCCTTAGTTTTGTACAAGGATGTCTGAAGGACAGAGAGTTGGCATACACGCAAAAGGCTATGTCTTTGGATTTTTCAG CCAAAAGAGATGAAGATCCAAGCACCTTTTATTTGTGGGTTGACCTTCTTACAAACCCTCATAAATGGTGGGATAACAGATCAAACAAT CTAGATTCAAGATCTCCTGCATTTAGACATAAGGATAATGGCCAAGTATTGTTTATAAACAAATCTACTCCTGAATGGGTCATAAAAAAGTTGGATGCACCAACTTTCAGTCAGAGAACCGAAAAAGTACCCTCAAATG GGACTTCAAGGCTTGCAATTTTGAAGAACTTTTGGAGTGACCTCATTGATAATCCACAGAATTGGCAGGATTATAGAATAAATAAG tTGAATCCAAAATTCCCCGACTTCAAGCATAAAGATACCAGAGAATCACTATGGCTTAACACCGCACCTGCAGAGATCCTATTAATGCTTGATGGGTTACAATTTGCTGAGGGTAACAGTACAACTAAAACAGCAAAAATTCTATCTGTAAATGAAAAAG AGAACCTATGGAAGGACTTGGTGGAAAATCCTAAGAACTGGTGGGACAACAGGTCTGACAAG TTGAAACCATCCCAACCTGATTTCAAGCACAAGGTAACCGGTCAAGTTTTGTGGCTTGATTCATCAACAACACCGTCATGGGTGTTGGCCGACCTGCCCCCGCCAAGCTCTAAATCAAATGATGCTAGAAAGCAGGGTACAAATGATGCTGGAAAACAGGATACGGTTCTCACATGA